Proteins co-encoded in one Aspergillus fumigatus Af293 chromosome 6, whole genome shotgun sequence genomic window:
- a CDS encoding actin-related protein 2/3 complex subunit 4 family protein: MSQSLRPYLQCVRSSLTAALAISNFASQTSERHNVPEIEAQSSPELLLNPLTISRNENEKVLIEPSVNSVRVSIRIKQADEIEHILVHKFTRFLTQRAESFFILRRKPVKGYDISFLITNFHTEAMLKHKLVDFIIQFMEEVDKEISEMKLFLNARARFVAESFLTPFD; the protein is encoded by the exons ATG TCTCAATCACTGCGCCCGTACCTTCAATGCGTTCGGTCCTCGCTTACCGCTGCTCTTGCAATCTCGAACTTCGCCTCGCAAACCTCCGAAAGGCATAATGTCCCTGAAATCGAGGCTCAGAGCTCCCCAGAACTGCTCCTCAACCCCCTCACAATTTCTCGGAATGAGAATGAAAAGGTCTTGATTGAGCCCAGCGTAAACAGTGTGCGCGTCAGCATCAGAATTAAGCAAGCAGATGAAATTGAGCACATCCTGGTCCACAAGTTTACCAGATTCTTGACGCAACGAGCAGaatccttcttcatcttgcgGAGGAAACCAGTCAAG GGATACGACATCTCGTTCTTGATCACGAACTTCCATACAGAAGCTATGTTGAAGCACAAGCTGGTCGACTTCATCATTCAATTCATGGAGGAAGTAGATAAGGAAATATCTGAGATGAAGCTCTTC TTGAATGCCCGTGCTCGATTTGTCGCCGAGTCGTTCTTGACACCA TTTGACTAA
- a CDS encoding ubiquitin-specific protease UBP6, whose translation MFSVIVKHQGKRHEVELDPSANGETLKYQMYSLTGVEPERQKILVKGGQLKDETPLSALNAKPGQTFMMMGTPSGGQDAVDLGRPKEPVKFLEDMTEAEAARAEGAIPAGLQNLGNTCYLNSTLQTLRSVPELQQELLNYKPSAGSSAGSRLSDLSSLGLGGLGASMDLVSSLRDLFKQMSETQEGFPPLMFLNALRSVFPQFAQKDRNGHGYAQQDAEEAWSQIVTQLRSKLVIKEGEGDSATEVSFVDKFLAGRFESVTECDDPAAKAAGEEATKSSDIFFKLDCHIGKETNHLHDGILAGLEEKIEKRSPTLDRDAVYTKRSRIARLPKYLTVHFVRFFWKRETQKKAKIMRKVTFPAELDVVEFCTEELKKQLIPIRDKVRDIRKEEVDVERARKRQKLAHQREEELKRAAESDAGLEPLQKKKATEGQKEATKSGEQDGDTAMTDVFKSDAEYEAEKYASILAAKKELAALIDPKLASDAGTNNSGLYELRAVITHQGASADSGHYTSYVKKQPNGKGVEDGKWWWFNDEKVTEVDGEKIETLAGGGESHSALILLYRAVDLPTAE comes from the exons ATGTTCTCAGTTATCGTGAAGCATCAAGGCAAACGTCATGAAGTCGAGCTCGATCCGTCTGCAAATGGCGAAACGCTGAAATATCAAATGTACTCCTTGACTGGAGTTGAACCCGAGAGACAGAAGATCTTGGTCAAGGGTGGCCAGCTGAAAGATGAGACGCCTTTGTCCGCCCTCAACGCTAAACCAGGTCAGACATTTATGATGATGGGTACACCGTCTGGCGGCCAAGATGCGGTAGACTTGGGACGGCCAAAGGAACCAGTCAAGTTTCTTGAGGATATGACCGAAGCCGAGGCGGCCAGAGCGGAGGGTGCCATTCCTGCTGGTCTACAGAATCTTGGAAATACTTGCTACCTCAACTCTACCCTACAAACCCTGAGGAGCGTCCCGGAGCTTCAACAGGAGCTCCTAAATTACAAGCCCAGCGCGGGCTCTTCAGCGGGTTCAAGACTTTCAGATCTCAGCAGCCTGGGCCTTGGTGGTCTTGGTGCCTCCATGGATCTTGTATCCTCCTTGCGCGATTTGTTCAAGCAGATGTCCGAGACGCAAGAAGGGTTCCCACCACTTATGTTTCTCAATGCTTTGAGAAGCGTTTTCCCTCAATTTGCTCAGAAAGACAGGAATGGTCATGGCTATGCTCAACAAGACGCTGAAGAGGCTTGGTCGCAAATTGTCACTCAACTGCGAAGCAAACTGGTGATCAAAGAGGGCGAAGGAGATTCCGCTACCGAGGTGTCGTTTGTGGATAAATTTCTTGCTGGTCGATTCGAATCGGTCACCGAATGTGACGATCCGGCGGCCAAGGCAGCTGGCGAGGAAGCGACCAAAAGCTCCgacatcttcttcaagctggATTGCCACATCGGCAAAGAGACAAACCATCTGCATGATGGAATACTGGCCGGACTCGAGGAGAAAATTGAAAAGCGATCACCTACGTTGGACCGCGACGCTGTCTACACTAAACGATCCCGCATTGCCCGGCTACCCAAGTATCTGACTGTGCACTTTGTCCGCTTTTTCTGGAAGCGTGAGACCcaaaagaaggccaagatcaTGCGCAAAGTGACTTTCCCTGCCGAATTGGATGTGGTGGAGTTTTGTAcggaggagctcaagaagcagTTGATCCCCATCAGGGATAAGGTACGAGATATTCGGAAAGAAGAGGTCGACGTTGAGCGTGCCCGCAAGCGCCAGAAGCTTGCTCATCAacgggaggaggagctgaagagaGCCGCTGAGTCTGATGCGGGTCTGGAACCcctgcaaaagaagaaagctACGGAGGGGCAAAAAGAGGCTACAAAGAGCGGCGAGCAAGATGGGGACACAGCCATGACAGATGTCTTCAAGTCAGACGCAGAGTACGAGGCCGAGAAGTATGCCTCAATACTCGCTGCAAAGAAGGAATTGGCTGCACTGATTGACCCCAAACTCGCCTCAGATGCTGGTACAAACAACTCGGGCCTCTACGAGTTGCGCGCAGTCATTACGCATCAAGGCGCCAGTGCTGACAGTGGACACTACACGTCATATgtgaagaagcagccaaATGGCAAGGGGGTGGAGGACGGAAAATGGTGGTGGTTCAACGACGAGAAGGTCACCGAAGTGGACGGAGAGAAGATCGAAACccttgctggtggtg GCGAATCCCATTCTGCACTGATCCTTCTCTACCGCGCAGTTGACTTGCCCACTGCGGAATAA